The Panicum hallii strain FIL2 chromosome 9, PHallii_v3.1, whole genome shotgun sequence genome has a window encoding:
- the LOC112874385 gene encoding uncharacterized protein LOC112874385 isoform X1, giving the protein MRRADAGGAAPPMAAAGGRPRAGNEQAAVLRGYGGEWATAGLISLPHHEGRTVPSLLSLSSVECLLQLWRPLQCLDPAACNLFEQMCEWLRTRCRKTGCRKEQAVRRDWLMIKC; this is encoded by the exons ATGCGGCGAGCTGATGCAGGTGGAGCTGCTCcgcccatggcggcggcgggcggcaggccACGAGCGGGCAACGAGCAGGCGGCTGTGCTGCGTGGCTACGGGGGCGAGTGGGCCACCGCCGGTCTCATCTCCCTTCCCCATCACGAGGGCCGCACTGTCCCtagcctcctctctctctcctccgtcGAGTGCCTCCTCCAACTCTGGCGGCCATTGCAGTGCCTAGATCCAGCGGCCTGCAACCTGTTCGAGCAAATGTGTGAATG GTTGAGGACTAGATGCAGGAAGACTGGATGCAGGAAGGAGCAAGCAGTTAGAAGAGATTGGTTGATGATAAAATGCTAG
- the LOC112874385 gene encoding uncharacterized protein LOC112874385 isoform X2, which yields MRRADAGGAAPPMAAAGGRPRAGNEQAAVLRGYGGEWATAGLISLPHHEGRTVPSLLSLSSVECLLQLWRPLQCLDPAACNLFEQMCEWYG from the exons ATGCGGCGAGCTGATGCAGGTGGAGCTGCTCcgcccatggcggcggcgggcggcaggccACGAGCGGGCAACGAGCAGGCGGCTGTGCTGCGTGGCTACGGGGGCGAGTGGGCCACCGCCGGTCTCATCTCCCTTCCCCATCACGAGGGCCGCACTGTCCCtagcctcctctctctctcctccgtcGAGTGCCTCCTCCAACTCTGGCGGCCATTGCAGTGCCTAGATCCAGCGGCCTGCAACCTGTTCGAGCAAATGTGTGAATGGTATG GTTGA
- the LOC112874380 gene encoding uncharacterized protein LOC112874380 isoform X1, giving the protein MVAEAAPSAAAAAIWSRRRDEITFDRLHKFWSALSPRARHELLRLDKQTLIEHARKNLYCSRCNGLLLESFTQIVMYGKSLHQEGSCEPRFQEVEAEEVQDPSVHPWGGLSTTKDGILTLLDCFINAKSLHVVQNVFDSARAREREREMLYPDACGGGGRGWISPVIPNYGRGHGTRDTCALHTARLSCDTLVDFWSALGEETRSSLLRMKEEDFIERLMHRFDSKRFCRDCRRNVIREFKELKELKRMRKEPRCTSWFCVADTAFKCEVFEDAVLVDWHQSFLEQGEIYSRFELAIGTDEGKSDILNFEDVGMNGQVHRKGLDLDQFEDYFITLKACRPDGRCSELCVKAHALKGQSCVHRRLIVGDGFVTITKGESIRSFFEHAEEAEEEDEDDAMDRDSNDPDGDVAHPQKHAKSPELAREFLLDAAAVIFKEQVEKAFREGTARQNAHSVFVSLALKLLEERVHVACKEIITLEKQTKLLEEEEKEKREEEERRERRRTKEREKKNRRKERLKGKDRDREKIVVQSKVSDDTSPSSLSNRAAPSNEALNILDLRYSDSEEEDNAVAREHSSPDSSVDQASSRDSDERSNEHECNATIGYDGSFSCEESISSRRNLRYRRDFPQEQDASYWYEDCQDDSGDIPQHSRERIRNNTRGYNTVFSANNRTRDRYNPCSCGHQEEYRYFSNTARPSRDMKMARKTVEKPRLQYRRCYPLDSFIVPKGGRVGGAPTKSAGPKQVWEPMDARKKASLGNESNTTEVADDADRSDQVECSKDISECEKLEKVCEPLAEVCSERSEVVCKSGTDQPCRGEKSQSACNDGPHVMDKPDSCLTKDTGRTANLTSSDSSSCLSEGDRDSSMSSMTSLSAQNAESSSTSDSEDSSDRNNSSPGDPPVKSASSRSLLEMCAGNGFREYQPKGLHPPDGNQFGFRVGPFQDQMLHHQKAHAPPYSAPFMGFHDHPLPVPTNGYLSYPQPGHFFPGPVAPVGYGVPGNQCVDFPMQYSNNIYPYLGPEFGFLPSPPVHKTPVSFHAVPVPVPPPTPQCRSGVPVVMNQERQESHPLLPKLNQAVLVAENGCAEDNATKQKQKDDDSMPFSLFQFNLLIAPPAPAASKEEQVGGALAPSRLPPPIAQAQPCSREETNIKEYKLFSGCNDGVMFRL; this is encoded by the exons ATGGTTGCTGAGGCGgcgccgtcggcggcggcggcggcgatctgGTCCCGCCGCCGCGACGAGATCACCTTCGACCGCCTACACAAG TTTTGGAGTGCCCTGTCACCTCGTGCACGACATGAGCTGCTCAGACTTGATAAACAGACACTCATCGAGCATGCTCGCAAGAACTTGTACTGTTCAAGGTGCAATGGGCTGCTTTTGGAAAGTTTTACACAAATAGTCATGTATGGGAAGTCACTGCATCAAGAAGGTTCGTGTGAGCCAAGGTTTCAGGAAGTTGAAGCAGAAGAAGTTCAGGACCCCTCAGTTCATCCTTGGGGAGGCCTTTCAACAACAAAGGATGGCATCTTAACTCTTCTTGATTGCTTCATAAATGCAAAATCTCTTCATGTGGTCCAAAAT GTATTTGACAGTGCACGTGCAAGGGAACGTGAACGTGAAATGCTTTACCCTGATGCATGTGGTGGCGGTGGCAGAGGATGGATTAGCCCAGTGATACCTAACTATGGCAGGGGGCATGGAACACGAGACACATGTGCTTTGCACACTGCGCGCCTTTCTTGTGATACTCTGGTGGATTTTTGGTCGGCACTGGGTGAAGAAACTAGATCATCTCTTTTAAGGATGAAGGAAGAGGACTTCATTGAAAGACTTATGCATAG GTTTGACAGCAAGAGATTTTGCCGAGACTGCAGAAGGAATGTTATTCGCGAATTCAAAGAGCTCAAGGAATTAAAGCGCATGCGAAAGGAACCTCGTTGCACTAGTTGGTTTTGTGTTGCAGATACAGCATTTAAGTGTGAG GTGTTTGAAGATGCTGTTCTTGTTGACTGGCACCAATCCTTTTTGGAGCAAGGTGAAATTTACAGTCGTTTTGAGTTGGCTATTGGAACAGATGAAGGAAAATCGGATATTCTAAACTTTGAAGATGTGGGGATGAATGGGCAAGTCCACAGAAAAGGCCTTGATCTTGATCAGTTTGAagattattttattacactgaAAGCATGCAGACCGGATGGGCGTTGTTCAGAATTATGTGTGAAGGCTCATGCCTTGAAGGGTCAATCATGTGTTCACCGCAGACTGATTGTGGGGGATGGATTTGTGACAATTACCAAAGGTGAAAGTATTAGAAGTTTCTTTGAGCATGCtgaagaagcagaggaagaggat GAAGATGATGCAATGGATAGAGACAGCAATGACCCTGATGGTGATGTTGCTCATCCACAGAAGCATGCCAAGAGCCCTGAACTTGCAAGAGAATTTCTCCTGGATGCTGCTGCAGTGATCTTCAAAGAACAG GTCGAGAAGGCTTTCAGAGAAGGCACGGCACGGCAGAATGCACATAGTGTTTTTGTGTCCCTTGCACTAAAACTGTTGGAAGAACGAGTTCATGTTGCTTGCAAAGAAATAATTACTTTGGAAAAACAG ACCAAACTTCTCGAGgaagaggagaaagaaaagcgtgaggaagaagagcgcagggagaggaggaggacaaaagagagggaaaagaagaacaGAAGAAAAGAAAGGTTGAAAGGGAAGGACAGAGATAGGGAAAAAATAGTGGTTCAGTCAAAAGTTTCAGATGATACTTCACCATCATCTCTGAGCAACCGAGCAGCACCGAGTAACGAGGCACTAAATATTCTGGACTTGAGATATTCAGATAGTGAAGAAGAAGATAATGCTGTGGCCAGGGAGCACTCCTCTCCTGATTCCTCTGTTGATCAGGCTTCAAGCAGGGACAGTGATGAACGGAGCAATGAGCATGAATGCAATGCAACGATAGGTTATGATGGCTCATTCTCATGTGAGGAGTCTATATCATCAAGAAGAAACCTGAGATATAGAAGAGACTTCCCTCAAGAACAAGATGCCAGTTATTGGTATGAAGATTGCCAAGATGACTCTGGAGATATTCCGCAGCATTCTAGGGAGAGGATAAGGAATAACACTAGAGGCTACAACACTGTATTTAGTGCAAATAATAGAACTAGGGATAGATACAATCCCTGCAGTTGTGGCCATCAGGAAGAGTACAGATACTTTTCGAATACAGCTAGACCAAGCAGAGATATGAAGATGGCCAGGAAAACAGTTGAGAAGCCCAGGTTGCAGTACCGCAGGTGCTATCCATTGGATAGCTTTATAGTGCCTAAAGGAGGCCGTGTTGGTGGTGCACCAACCAAGAGTGCAGGGCCAAAGCAAGTATGGGAGCCAATGGATGCAAGAAAGAAGGCCAGCTTGGGGAATGAAAGTAATACTACTGAGGTTGCGGATGATGCTGATCGGTCAGATCAAGTGGAATGCTCAAAGGATATCAGTGAATGTGAAAAGCTTGAGAAAGTGTGTGAACCACTTGCTGAGGTTTGTTCTGAGAGATCTGAGGTAGTTTGCAAGTCAGGCACAGATCAGCCATGCAGAGGTGAGAAGAGTCAGTCTGCTTGTAATGATGGACCTCATGTCATGGATAAGCCAGATAGCTGCTTGACAAAGGACACTGGTAGGACAGCAAACTTAACCAGTTCGGACAGCTCCTCATGTCTAAGTGAGGGAGACAGAGACAGCAGCATGAGCAGCATGACCTCGCTGAGTGCTCAGAATGCAGAGTCTTCATCAACATCTGATTCAGAAGATTCTTCAGACAGGAACAATAGCAGCCCAGGCGATCCACCAGTGAAGAGTGCTTCTTCCCGTTCATTGCTTGAGATGTGTGCAGGAAATGGTTTCAGGGAGTACCAACCTAAAGGCCTGCATCCTCCTGATGgcaaccagtttgggttcaggGTTGGCCCTTTCCAGGACCAGATGTTGCACCATCAGAAGGCCCATGCACCACCGTACTCGGCACCATTCATGGGGTTCCACGATCACCCCCTGCCAGTTCCAACAAATGGGTACTTGTCATATCCTCAGCCTGGTCACTTCTTCCCTGGCCCTGTGGCCCCTGTCGGATATGGAGTCCCCGGGAACCAATGTGTGGACTTCCCAATGCAGTACAGCAATAACATTTATCCATACTTGGGCCCTGAGTTTGGTTTTCTGCCTTCACCACCAGTTCACAAGACTCCTGTGAGCTTCCATGCCGTGCCAGTGCCAGTGCCACCACCGACCCCGCAATGTAGAAGTGGAGTGCCGGTGGTGATGAATCAAGAGAGGCAGGAGAGCCATCCTCTCCTTCCTAAATTAAACCAGGCAGTGCTGGTGGCCGAGAACGGCTGTGCAGAAGACAACGCCACCAAGCAGAAACAGAAAGATGATGACAGCATGCCGTTCTCCTTGTTCCAGTTCAACCTGCTGATCGCCCCTCCCGCACCGGCAGCGTCCAAAGAAGAGCAGGTTGGGGGAGCATTGGCGCCGTCAAGACTGCCGCCGCCGATAGCTCAGGCCCAGCCATGCTCAAGGGAGGAGACGAACATC
- the LOC112874380 gene encoding uncharacterized protein LOC112874380 isoform X2, translating to MYGKSLHQEGSCEPRFQEVEAEEVQDPSVHPWGGLSTTKDGILTLLDCFINAKSLHVVQNVFDSARAREREREMLYPDACGGGGRGWISPVIPNYGRGHGTRDTCALHTARLSCDTLVDFWSALGEETRSSLLRMKEEDFIERLMHRFDSKRFCRDCRRNVIREFKELKELKRMRKEPRCTSWFCVADTAFKCEVFEDAVLVDWHQSFLEQGEIYSRFELAIGTDEGKSDILNFEDVGMNGQVHRKGLDLDQFEDYFITLKACRPDGRCSELCVKAHALKGQSCVHRRLIVGDGFVTITKGESIRSFFEHAEEAEEEDEDDAMDRDSNDPDGDVAHPQKHAKSPELAREFLLDAAAVIFKEQVEKAFREGTARQNAHSVFVSLALKLLEERVHVACKEIITLEKQTKLLEEEEKEKREEEERRERRRTKEREKKNRRKERLKGKDRDREKIVVQSKVSDDTSPSSLSNRAAPSNEALNILDLRYSDSEEEDNAVAREHSSPDSSVDQASSRDSDERSNEHECNATIGYDGSFSCEESISSRRNLRYRRDFPQEQDASYWYEDCQDDSGDIPQHSRERIRNNTRGYNTVFSANNRTRDRYNPCSCGHQEEYRYFSNTARPSRDMKMARKTVEKPRLQYRRCYPLDSFIVPKGGRVGGAPTKSAGPKQVWEPMDARKKASLGNESNTTEVADDADRSDQVECSKDISECEKLEKVCEPLAEVCSERSEVVCKSGTDQPCRGEKSQSACNDGPHVMDKPDSCLTKDTGRTANLTSSDSSSCLSEGDRDSSMSSMTSLSAQNAESSSTSDSEDSSDRNNSSPGDPPVKSASSRSLLEMCAGNGFREYQPKGLHPPDGNQFGFRVGPFQDQMLHHQKAHAPPYSAPFMGFHDHPLPVPTNGYLSYPQPGHFFPGPVAPVGYGVPGNQCVDFPMQYSNNIYPYLGPEFGFLPSPPVHKTPVSFHAVPVPVPPPTPQCRSGVPVVMNQERQESHPLLPKLNQAVLVAENGCAEDNATKQKQKDDDSMPFSLFQFNLLIAPPAPAASKEEQVGGALAPSRLPPPIAQAQPCSREETNIKEYKLFSGCNDGVMFRL from the exons ATGTATGGGAAGTCACTGCATCAAGAAGGTTCGTGTGAGCCAAGGTTTCAGGAAGTTGAAGCAGAAGAAGTTCAGGACCCCTCAGTTCATCCTTGGGGAGGCCTTTCAACAACAAAGGATGGCATCTTAACTCTTCTTGATTGCTTCATAAATGCAAAATCTCTTCATGTGGTCCAAAAT GTATTTGACAGTGCACGTGCAAGGGAACGTGAACGTGAAATGCTTTACCCTGATGCATGTGGTGGCGGTGGCAGAGGATGGATTAGCCCAGTGATACCTAACTATGGCAGGGGGCATGGAACACGAGACACATGTGCTTTGCACACTGCGCGCCTTTCTTGTGATACTCTGGTGGATTTTTGGTCGGCACTGGGTGAAGAAACTAGATCATCTCTTTTAAGGATGAAGGAAGAGGACTTCATTGAAAGACTTATGCATAG GTTTGACAGCAAGAGATTTTGCCGAGACTGCAGAAGGAATGTTATTCGCGAATTCAAAGAGCTCAAGGAATTAAAGCGCATGCGAAAGGAACCTCGTTGCACTAGTTGGTTTTGTGTTGCAGATACAGCATTTAAGTGTGAG GTGTTTGAAGATGCTGTTCTTGTTGACTGGCACCAATCCTTTTTGGAGCAAGGTGAAATTTACAGTCGTTTTGAGTTGGCTATTGGAACAGATGAAGGAAAATCGGATATTCTAAACTTTGAAGATGTGGGGATGAATGGGCAAGTCCACAGAAAAGGCCTTGATCTTGATCAGTTTGAagattattttattacactgaAAGCATGCAGACCGGATGGGCGTTGTTCAGAATTATGTGTGAAGGCTCATGCCTTGAAGGGTCAATCATGTGTTCACCGCAGACTGATTGTGGGGGATGGATTTGTGACAATTACCAAAGGTGAAAGTATTAGAAGTTTCTTTGAGCATGCtgaagaagcagaggaagaggat GAAGATGATGCAATGGATAGAGACAGCAATGACCCTGATGGTGATGTTGCTCATCCACAGAAGCATGCCAAGAGCCCTGAACTTGCAAGAGAATTTCTCCTGGATGCTGCTGCAGTGATCTTCAAAGAACAG GTCGAGAAGGCTTTCAGAGAAGGCACGGCACGGCAGAATGCACATAGTGTTTTTGTGTCCCTTGCACTAAAACTGTTGGAAGAACGAGTTCATGTTGCTTGCAAAGAAATAATTACTTTGGAAAAACAG ACCAAACTTCTCGAGgaagaggagaaagaaaagcgtgaggaagaagagcgcagggagaggaggaggacaaaagagagggaaaagaagaacaGAAGAAAAGAAAGGTTGAAAGGGAAGGACAGAGATAGGGAAAAAATAGTGGTTCAGTCAAAAGTTTCAGATGATACTTCACCATCATCTCTGAGCAACCGAGCAGCACCGAGTAACGAGGCACTAAATATTCTGGACTTGAGATATTCAGATAGTGAAGAAGAAGATAATGCTGTGGCCAGGGAGCACTCCTCTCCTGATTCCTCTGTTGATCAGGCTTCAAGCAGGGACAGTGATGAACGGAGCAATGAGCATGAATGCAATGCAACGATAGGTTATGATGGCTCATTCTCATGTGAGGAGTCTATATCATCAAGAAGAAACCTGAGATATAGAAGAGACTTCCCTCAAGAACAAGATGCCAGTTATTGGTATGAAGATTGCCAAGATGACTCTGGAGATATTCCGCAGCATTCTAGGGAGAGGATAAGGAATAACACTAGAGGCTACAACACTGTATTTAGTGCAAATAATAGAACTAGGGATAGATACAATCCCTGCAGTTGTGGCCATCAGGAAGAGTACAGATACTTTTCGAATACAGCTAGACCAAGCAGAGATATGAAGATGGCCAGGAAAACAGTTGAGAAGCCCAGGTTGCAGTACCGCAGGTGCTATCCATTGGATAGCTTTATAGTGCCTAAAGGAGGCCGTGTTGGTGGTGCACCAACCAAGAGTGCAGGGCCAAAGCAAGTATGGGAGCCAATGGATGCAAGAAAGAAGGCCAGCTTGGGGAATGAAAGTAATACTACTGAGGTTGCGGATGATGCTGATCGGTCAGATCAAGTGGAATGCTCAAAGGATATCAGTGAATGTGAAAAGCTTGAGAAAGTGTGTGAACCACTTGCTGAGGTTTGTTCTGAGAGATCTGAGGTAGTTTGCAAGTCAGGCACAGATCAGCCATGCAGAGGTGAGAAGAGTCAGTCTGCTTGTAATGATGGACCTCATGTCATGGATAAGCCAGATAGCTGCTTGACAAAGGACACTGGTAGGACAGCAAACTTAACCAGTTCGGACAGCTCCTCATGTCTAAGTGAGGGAGACAGAGACAGCAGCATGAGCAGCATGACCTCGCTGAGTGCTCAGAATGCAGAGTCTTCATCAACATCTGATTCAGAAGATTCTTCAGACAGGAACAATAGCAGCCCAGGCGATCCACCAGTGAAGAGTGCTTCTTCCCGTTCATTGCTTGAGATGTGTGCAGGAAATGGTTTCAGGGAGTACCAACCTAAAGGCCTGCATCCTCCTGATGgcaaccagtttgggttcaggGTTGGCCCTTTCCAGGACCAGATGTTGCACCATCAGAAGGCCCATGCACCACCGTACTCGGCACCATTCATGGGGTTCCACGATCACCCCCTGCCAGTTCCAACAAATGGGTACTTGTCATATCCTCAGCCTGGTCACTTCTTCCCTGGCCCTGTGGCCCCTGTCGGATATGGAGTCCCCGGGAACCAATGTGTGGACTTCCCAATGCAGTACAGCAATAACATTTATCCATACTTGGGCCCTGAGTTTGGTTTTCTGCCTTCACCACCAGTTCACAAGACTCCTGTGAGCTTCCATGCCGTGCCAGTGCCAGTGCCACCACCGACCCCGCAATGTAGAAGTGGAGTGCCGGTGGTGATGAATCAAGAGAGGCAGGAGAGCCATCCTCTCCTTCCTAAATTAAACCAGGCAGTGCTGGTGGCCGAGAACGGCTGTGCAGAAGACAACGCCACCAAGCAGAAACAGAAAGATGATGACAGCATGCCGTTCTCCTTGTTCCAGTTCAACCTGCTGATCGCCCCTCCCGCACCGGCAGCGTCCAAAGAAGAGCAGGTTGGGGGAGCATTGGCGCCGTCAAGACTGCCGCCGCCGATAGCTCAGGCCCAGCCATGCTCAAGGGAGGAGACGAACATC